The following coding sequences lie in one Candidatus Schekmanbacteria bacterium RIFCSPLOWO2_02_FULL_38_14 genomic window:
- a CDS encoding c-type cytochrome biogenesis protein CcsB, which produces MSTGLLNGTMGFYLASSILYGIHWAFKKDFIQKIAFSILSLGFAIETLSIIERWREAQRPPFSNIYESLVFFSWAVVFVYLIFKAIFKIDFLDFFVSISALLILNYSSFFDKSVEPLIPALRSNWLIFHVVVSFLGYAAFTLSFITSLLYFFKAKSKNPKRDPILLSLDEISYQSVVFGFPFLSLGILSGAIWAEQAWGSYWAWDPKETWSLITWFIYAAYLHLRFVMGWREARAAFISIIGFLSVIFTYLGVTYFLPGLHSYA; this is translated from the coding sequence ATGTCTACAGGGCTTCTTAATGGAACAATGGGGTTCTATTTAGCATCAAGCATCCTCTATGGAATCCACTGGGCTTTTAAAAAGGATTTTATCCAAAAGATAGCTTTTTCCATTCTTTCTTTAGGATTTGCTATTGAGACCTTAAGCATCATAGAGAGATGGCGCGAGGCCCAAAGGCCACCCTTTTCTAATATCTATGAATCCCTCGTATTCTTTTCCTGGGCAGTGGTCTTTGTCTATTTGATTTTCAAGGCAATTTTTAAAATTGATTTTTTGGATTTTTTTGTTTCAATATCCGCTTTGCTCATTTTAAACTACTCCTCTTTTTTTGATAAGTCGGTTGAGCCTCTGATTCCTGCGCTTCGCAGCAACTGGCTCATCTTCCATGTAGTTGTGAGCTTTTTAGGATATGCTGCCTTTACATTATCCTTTATTACAAGCCTTTTATATTTTTTTAAAGCAAAATCTAAAAATCCAAAAAGGGATCCAATTCTTTTATCCCTCGATGAAATAAGCTATCAATCCGTTGTATTCGGGTTTCCATTTTTATCCCTCGGAATCCTCTCAGGCGCTATCTGGGCTGAGCAGGCCTGGGGTTCTTACTGGGCCTGGGATCCAAAAGAGACCTGGTCTCTGATCACATGGTTTATATATGCTGCCTATCTCCATTTGAGATTTGTTATGGGATGGAGGGAAGCAAGGGCTGCTTTTATTTCCATCATAGGCTTTTTATCCGTCATTTTTACCTATTTGGGAGTAACCTATTTCTTGCCAGGACTTCATAGCTATGCTTGA